A window of Solanum stenotomum isolate F172 chromosome 9, ASM1918654v1, whole genome shotgun sequence genomic DNA:
GTTATGTGATAAtgacaaataatcaaatttatgTTGGAATATTGctaatatttgtttaaattatttttaatgtatgtaTATTAGTAAAGGATTATTTACAAGTTCAatgcaattattatttatgaccGAGCGAAGCGCGGACAAATtacctagtatatatataaaagagaaccctaagCCCACCTACGTGacgccaccacaaaccaggattcccttttaatttattatttccaaaactagtcttcccctttcatgaaaagttgtgacttttattgcgactttatgaaatgttgtgacATTTATGAACGGTTCTGAccttttcaaagggttgtgacttttccaaagagttgtgacttttccgataaggcacaataaacatttgttcatactaccctctgttgtttataaatagagggatttcctctcattctaaaataacgaaaattctgaactacttcttcttcttttgtacaattaaatatttgtgtactttgctcctgatGAGTGGCTtactgacaccattgtttttgtattaaTACGTTGGTGAATAAAATCGTTCCATCATGAGAGGATCTAATTCTTTAAACCTCATGTATTAGAggagaataattttcttaaggggacaatatgcattcagtggactcgattttttcctttctatttcattctatttttaCATATCGtggtattttttttacaatcattaattatgcttatgatattaattgttgtttttgagtacatgtttgAAACTCTGTTGTTTATGTTTGTGCAAAGTTATTGTCTCCAGTTATATTGAACATATACACATATAGTATGTATATCCATTGtgcagaaaataattattgtactCAGTTCCAAGAAGTCAtgttttgatattctatataaaattctataacctaaaactactatatataagcttacatattatctatttttacatAGATATGAAGTTTCTCACTTATCAATCAAAGAAATTCATTATGCAAGTTCAAAAGTTATAATTGCTTTCATGTTCAagcataatttcttttttgaatctgttaacaaatttttgaatttttccctGAGACATATATCACAATTGTATAATCTATGTAACTTAAATGTGTTCATTTTCTTACGAAATGCTTTTGTATAtgtattcttattttcttctttattttccatttaATATTGATTAAAGAAccaatgatttattattttctgaataattcattcattagatgttcttgagttatgtgataatgacaaataatcaaattcatgttgaatattgctaatatttttttaagaacctattttttttcattatttttaatgtatggATATTAATAAAGAATTATTTACAAGTTTAATGCAATTACTAGTAAAGATCGCGCGAAGTGCGGATAAATTACTTGGTAATATAATAATCAAAAAGTGAACTAGAGAATGTGATTTAATTAATAGTcttatatgatttataatatattaattataaatatactatataatagaaataataatataataattaaaaagtgaaatagagagtgtgaataaaaattgaataacttGTATTTAACCCTTTATGGATGTCCCCAAAGAGAGCTATTTTATTACCAAATTCCAAAGTACAAACGATTAAGATAGTGCATAACACACTGTTCTctgtttttttactttttctcaaCAAGTGCAAAATTTTCTTACAATACGACTACACATTTCCTCTAGCACCAGTTACACCACCCACCCAACCCCACCTTGTCCCCCATCTCCGATCATCTCTGCAAATCTGAGAGCTACCGGAAAAAATGTCACATGGAGACACTATACCTCTTCACTCTTCATCCCAATCCGAcattgatgaaattgaaaacCTCATCTATTCCAATCCTTCTACTGTCCTTCCAGCACgccctccttctcctcctcgtGCTGCCATACCTGTTTCATCTTCTCCCTTCATGCCTTCTAATCTTCGCCCACCACCTCCCCCTACATCTACCACAACCACCAATTACAAACCGACACCTGTCCCTTCCATTCCATCTCCTCCACCCCTACCTTCATCAGGACAGTCGAATATAGCTGCTACCGGATTCGGATCCCCGCCCAATACCCTTACCGAACCCGTTTGGGATACCGTCAAAAGAGATCTGTccagaattgttagtaatttgaAGCTGGTGGTTTTCCCTAATCCTTATAGAGAAGATCCTGGCAAAGCGCTTCGTGATTGGGATCTATGGGGACctttctttttcattgttttccTTGGTCTCACTTTGTCATGGTCTGCTTCTGTTAAGAAGGTAACTCCCACTACATTGTCATAAGCATTACCATTTTACTCAATTCTGTAAATGTCTTAGAAGCATTTCTTTTTGTGATTGTGCATGTTTTGTAGTTTTGATGTATAATATGTGTAATTGTAATTAACTCTGGCACAAAGGGCACTCAAATTAGATCACGTTATAGCTGAATAGAAATGATAATGTTTTGGAAATTACAAGTGCCAGAGGAACAAATGAAAGAACTAGAGTTTTATATATTGGGAAACAGCTGATCAAAACTTACATAGGTCAAAAGGATAACTTTAATACCATCAAATGTTTCAATATCAGGTGCATAAATTCTTCCAAGGAAAAACGAGAAGTGTGTGATTCCTTTTCTCTTCTGATATAATCTTCATTGTTTATGAAATGGACTTTGgatctactacaacccaaaaaGTTAGCTCATGAGGGAAGGTCTGTCCCATACTACAGATTACAACCCATTTTCTTTACCAATAGGTGACTAGTAACACTCCCTTGCCAGCCTAAGATTGGACATCTGTGGCGTGGAAAGCATAACATGATGGCTCAATAATGGGTAAACGAAGAATGAGGATGAGTCTAGCTCTAATACCATGTGAAGAAATGGATCTTCAGCCTAATCCAACCCAAAAGCTAGCTTATGAGGGATGATTGGCTATGACCATATAAGAAGTGCACAGCCTATTCCCTCAATGAATATAGGACTTAATAGTTAACACTCCCCTGTATGACGAGGAGTCGAGGACTAGACAATTGTGCATGTAGGAAGTAACTAAAGCCCCATCCCTATGGCATGCTAAATATCTGAAGCCTGCCTCCATAGCTAAAATGCTACATCACCAAATGTTCTTTAACGCGTCTGTATATCACCTTGACAAAAACCTACTCATTGAATAAATGAATGCCAGCTGTCTTCATTTTACTTGCAGAAGGGCTAGCCAGGGAAAAGTGAGGCCTATGTGAAgctctttctctcttctttgtATTCTTCTAGGAGAAGTTTGGGAGAGAAAGAATTATTAGTCAATTCAAATAGAAGTCTAATAAAAGGAACTCAGCTGAAAATAACTATTATATTG
This region includes:
- the LOC125877137 gene encoding protein YIP4b-like; amino-acid sequence: MSHGDTIPLHSSSQSDIDEIENLIYSNPSTVLPARPPSPPRAAIPVSSSPFMPSNLRPPPPPTSTTTTNYKPTPVPSIPSPPPLPSSGQSNIAATGFGSPPNTLTEPVWDTVKRDLSRIVSNLKLVVFPNPYREDPGKALRDWDLWGPFFFIVFLGLTLSWSASVKKSEVFAVAFALLAAGAVILTLNVLLLGGHIIFFQSLSLLGYCLFPLDVGAFICMLKDNVILKVVVVCVALAWSSWAAYPFMSTAVNPRRKALALYPVVLMYVSVGFLIIAID